The sequence AAAGGGATCTCGCTCTCCGCGTCGGGTGGACTTTCGATCGAAGGAAGCGGAGGCGATGGAACGGTTCTCTTCCTCCCGGAGAAACCCGGGGGGGCGCGGGACCAGTGGGAGGGGATTCGCCTGGTCGGCGGCGAAAGGGAGCCGGCATCGCTTACCGGTTTCCGGATCGAAGGCGCCCGGGAAGGAGTGTCCGTCTCCGAGGGCGAGGCCAGGATCCGGGACGCGGTGTTCATCGGGTGCGAAACCGGAGTCCGCGGGAACCAGAAATCCCGGGTCGTCGTCGACAACTGCCTGTTCGACGGGAACGGGGACGGGGCGGTCGTCTCCCTCGGAGGGGACGGGGTATTCCGGCGCTCCCGCTTCGCGAACATCCAGGGGAACGGGATCGTGGCCGACAAGGGGGCCTCGTTCCGCGTCACCGCCTGCGTCTTCGATCGGGGGAAGACCGGTATCTTCTCGCTGACCAACGCCCCCTGCCGGGTGGAGAGAAGCGTCTTCGCATCGCTGGAGGTCGGGGTTGTCGCCCGCCAGATGGGGAAGGACTCGACCGTCTCCCGCGCCGAATTCCGGAACAACGCCACCGGGGTTCTCGCCGTCCAGTTTTCGTCCGTGGAAGTTTCCGATTCGACGTTCCGGGAGAACAGGACGGGGGTGGACGCGAAGGAGTTCTCCTCGCCGACCGTCCGCAACAATCGGTTCGAGGCGAACCAGGCCGCCGTCAACCTGTTCCGGAAATCGCACGCCGTTGTCGAGAAGAACGTCTTCTTCCACAACCGGGACGCCGTGGTCGTCAACTACTCCTCCTACCCGCGGATTTCCGGAAACAACTTCGACCGGAACGACATGAGCGTGCGGCTGGAAAAGTTCCAGTCCGGGGATTGGGAGGAGCGCTCGGGTTCGAGGGAGATCAGCGGCGGGGAGGCGAGGCAACGGGGCTCTCAGTTCGCGGCGATCGCCGGGATGCAGGGGAAGTTCCCCAAACGGGTTTTCGCGCGCGGGAACCACTGGGGGCCCGACCCGGAAAGAAATCCGGAGAAGGGAACCCTCGGGAAGATCCGCGACGGGAAGAAGTACGGGCCGGTGCGGTACGAGGGTTTCGGGGACGGCGAGTACTCGATCGACGTTGTGGATTTCTCGGAGGAGCTCCCTTCCCCGGCGCCGGACGCCGGGCCGCGGGTGGACGGTTCCGCCGTGCCTTCGGAGGCGAAATGATGCATCGCAGAGCGTTCTTCCTGGCCTTCGCCTTTCTGATGTTCGGATGCGCTTCCGCCCCCCCGGCGGAACGGGGTGCGGAATCCCCGGGTTCGATCCACACGGTCTTCCCGGGGACCCCGCCCGGACCCGCGTTGCTGCGCGCGATGGAGGAGGCGAAGACGGGGGGACCGGATAAGGTCCGTGCCCTGCTGCCGTTCTTCGACACGGAAGACAACGAGCGCCTCGTTCGATTTGTCGTGACGCTCAAGGAGAAGGCCGTGCCGCCGCTGATCGCGTCGCTCGACGACCCGTCCCCGAGGATCGTCGAGGTCGCGGCCGGGTTGCTGGGGGAACTCCGCGCGAAAGAGGCGGTGCCCCGTCTGACGGAGTTTCTCCAAAGCGATCGCCCGCTCCGGTACGTGGCGGCATGGTCGCTCGGCGAAATCAAGTCTCCGGAGTCGATCCCCGTCCTGGTGCGCGCGTTGAGCGATACCAACGAGAACGTCGCAAAAGCGGCGACCCGCGCTCTCATCAACCTGGGCAGGAAGTCCACGCCGGCGATCGTCGCGGCGCTTCCGGTCTCGTCGGGCAGGCCGAGAAAGGCGATGCTTCGGGCGCTGGAGGACATCGAGGACACCCGGGCGGAGGGAGTCGTTCTGGATGTCCTAGAGAACGAGAAGGACCCGGTCGTGCAGGCCGCCGCCGCCCGGGCGCTTTCGAAGTGCGGCACGGCGAAGGCGTTCGCACCCCTCGAGCGGTGGCTTCTGTCGGGGGATGTCGGCGTCCGCGTCGAGTGCGCCTGGTCGCTCGGGATCCTGATCGCGAAACCGGCGGAAGGGGCGCTCCGGAAGACGCTGGAACACCCCGATCCGAACGTGCGCGAATGGTCGGCCCGCGCGCTCGAGAACATCACCGGGGAGCGCGTCATGTACCGCAGCGCGGGCGGGAAGATGGCGCTTCCGTATAATCTTTACCGTTGACCTCCCTGGCGGCGGACGCGAAGGTAGTCTTCTCCCTGTTCCTCGAGCAGTCGAGGGACCTGTGGCCGTTCTATCTCGGCGGGGTGTTCTTCGCGTCCTTCATCAAGACGTTCAAGTGGGACCGGCGCGTGCGGGCCTCGCTCGTCCGGTGCGACCGCGCCGCCATTTTCGTGGCGGTCGGGGCGGGACTCATCTCCCCGCTCTGCTCCTGCGGAATCCTGCCGGTGGTGATCGCCCTCTCGGCCGCGGGTGTTCCTCTCCCCCCCGTGCTCGCGCTGCTCATCACTTCTCCGCTCATGAGTCCGGACGCGTTCCTGATCACCGTCGGACAGCTCGGGTGGACGTGGGCGCTCTGGAAGCTCGCGGCGGCGGCGCTGATCGGGCTGGCGGGAGGTTTCGGCGCGTTGTGGCTCGTCCGGAAGGGCGCTCTGGACGGGAGCGGTTTCCAGGCGGAAAAAATGTACGATTCGCCGGGCAACGTCCGTCCCGGGTTCGAGGACATCGTCAACGCGGGCTGCTTCGCCCACGCGGGGGCGGAGGGGGGCATCGTCGATCGCGCCGGCCGTCTCCGTTTCTTCGGCGACCGATTCCGGGACATGGCGATCCTCGTCGGGAAGTTTCTTGTTCCCGCGCTCCTGCTGCAGGCCGTCATGACGTACTACCTGCCCGTGAACGTCGTCGAGCCGCTGCTCGGAAGGGAGTCGGCGCTCTCCGTGCTCTTCGCGGCGCTCATCGCGGTCCCCATGCCTCTTCCCCAGGTGGCGGCACCGGCGCTGATCAAGTCGCTGCTCGCGGCGGGGATGAGTCCCGGGGCGGGAATGGCGATCCTGATCGGGGGGCCGGTGACGAGCATCCCGGCCCTGTCGGCACTTGCGGGCGTCTACGACCGGAGGGCGTTCGCGCTGTACGTGGGGTTGGGGGTCGCCGCTGCGGTCGCGGCGGGTGTCCTGTTCCAGGCGTGGTACGGGTGATGCGGGTCCGTGGAATCTCCATCGACGACAGGAGGGTGTTCACCATGAACGAGGACCGGACCGATTCTTCCATGGGTTCCGTCGGCCGCCTTGCGAAAGCGGCGCGTTGGTTCCTTCCGATCGCGATCGCGCTGGCGTTGGCGGGCTGCGCGGGGGCAGGGGGAGGGAAGGCGGGAAGTTCCTCCCGCACCGGGGTGGCGGGCGTGATCTGCTCCCCGGCCGAAGGGGTTTACGTCTACGTCTACAAGAAGGGGGCCGACCCGTACGGCCCCGCCGACGTGATCCTTCCCGCTCCCACGTTCGCCGACGGAGCCTATTCCGTTGAGCTTCCTCCCGGGGAGTACACCCTCGTCGCCAGGCGTCGGTCGAACCAGGACAGCGCGGGACCCCTCTCGGCCGGAGACCAGCGGAGCGATCCCGTTGACGTCACGGTCGCCGCCGAAAGGGTCGCGCGCAGCAACCTGGTGCTGAACGTCAAGGAGGACTCGGAACTCCGGTCGTTCGTTCCCCCGAAGGAGTGGTCGACGATCATCGCGGGGACGGTGAAGGACGCGGACGGCAAGCCGCTCGCGGGCGCCAGGGTCCACGTCTACACGTATGTCCAGATGTCCGAGCGGCCGAAATACGTCAGCGAGCGCACGGGACCCGACGGCAGGTACGCGGTCTTCCTCCCGAAGGGGGGGACGTATTACCTTGCGGCACGGGACCGTTTCGGCGGACCGCCGAGGATCGGGGACCTCTACGGAAGGTTCGACGAGGGGTCGATCAACCCGATGGGAGTCGTGGTACGGGACGGCGAGAAGCGGGAGGGGATCGACATATCCGTGTTCCGGGTCTGGTGAGATCGTCGGCCGATTCCGCCCGGCGGCGAATCCTCCTTCCGGTCGCGGGATTCCTGATCCTTGCGCTCGGGTCGTGTTCGCACGCGCAGCGGAAGGGTGGTCCGGATGCCGGGGGAGCCGGTGCGCCATCGGTCCGGACGGTCGTGCACGTCCGTGTGACCTGGCGCGAGGATCCGCTTCCGGATGCCCGGGTCGGGCTTCTCCGTTCGATCGGTGGAACCGCCGTCGCGATCGCACGTACGGACGCGGAGGGGCGCGCGGCGTTCGACCTGTCCCCGGGCCGGTATTTCCTCGTCGCCGAGTGGCGAAGGGACTCCGATTACGGAAGACCGATCTCCGCCGGGGACCGGTACGCGTATTTCGGCGGGAACCCCGTGTTCGTCGGCGGGGCGGGGGAGTCCCGGGAGATCTTCGTCGGGACCGAGGAGTTCGCCGCACCTCCCGGCCAGGACGGGGAACCGGCCGGAGGGACGGGAGTCGCCGGAAGGGTGACCTCCGGGGGAGCCCCGGTGGAGGGCGCGCACGTGTTCGCCTATCTCCGGACCGACTCCGCCTTCCGGGACCTCGGGTTCGCGGCCTCCGCGCCCACCGCGTCGGACGGCTCCTTCGTCATGGAACTGCCCCCCGGGGAGTATCATGTCCTCGTCCGGAAACGTTCCGGCGGCGGTGTCGCCGGCCCGATGCGGAAGGGCGACCTGTTCGGCTACTATCCCGCCAACCCCGTATCCGTCCGTTCCGGCGGGTTCGCCAGGGTCTCGATTCCCGCCACCCTGCTGAAACTCCGCAACGTTCCGACGTACTCGCGGGATGCGCGGGCGACGGCGTCCGTCGAGGGGAGGATCCTCGGGGCCGACGGAAAGCCGCGGGCGGGCGTGTACGCCGCGCTCTACGACAACCCCGACCTTCTCAATCGCCCGGTGCTCCTGTCCGACGTGACCGGGGCGGACGGACGGTACCGTCTTCCCGTGCCCGTTCCGGGGAAATATTTCCTCGGGGCGAGGAGCGGATACGGCGGATCGCCGTCCCCCGGGGACTATTACGGAAGGTTCGAGGGGAACGCGGACCACTCCGTTACGCTTCGGGAGGGCGACCGTCTCACCGGGGTGGACATCACCGTGAACGAGGTCTGGTGACGTGGCGGTCTTTCTCGCGGCGGCGGGGGTTCTCGCGTTCGAAGTCCTCCTGACCCGGGTTTTCTCCGTGGTGGCCTGGTACCACTTCGCGTCGATGGCGATCGCCGTAGCCATGTTCGGCCTCTCGGCGGGCGGGCTTCTCCCCTATCTGCTGCGGAAGTCCGGCAGGCTCCCCGCCGGATTTTCCGGGATCCCGCCGTCGCTGGGCGCAGCTCTTGCCGGGATGTCCGCGCTCGTGACCGCGGCGCCGTACATCGTCCTTCTCCTGTTCCGGCGATACCCCCTCTGGGCCGGCCGCCTCCTGTCCGTGTTCCACCAGCCGTACTACGAGCCGTTCCGGGCGGCGGCGCAGGCCGCTCCCGCATCGGACGCCGCCCAGATCGGGATCCTGCTGCTCCTGTTCTCCCTGCCGTTCGTGGGCGCAGGGGCCATCTTCGCCCTTGCGTTCGCGGGGAAGGGAAACGAGGGGGAAACGTATCTCCACGTGATGGGCGGCTCCGCCGCGGGCGTTGTCGCGTACCTGCTGGCCATGCGCGCGGGCTCCGGCCCGGCCGCGTTTCCCTTCGTCGCGGCGCTGTTCGCCCTGTCCGCGGCCGCGTTCTCCCTTCGCCGCGGGAGCGGACGCCGCGCCGCACCGGTGATCGCTTTCGCGGGGGCCGCGGCGCTCCTCGCGCTCGGGTTCCTGGAGGCGCGATACGGGTTCGCGGAGATCCGGTTCGCCCGGGGGCGGTTCGAACCCGGCATGCTGTGGACCCGTTGGGACGCCGTCTCGCGGGTCGCCGCGTATCCGGTGTCCGGGGAGGAGTCGTCGAAGGCGTGGGGGGTAAGCCCCGCGTACACGGGGCCGGTGCCGGAGCAGGTCGGGATGGTCGTGGACGACACCGGATACACGGCCCTCTTCGGGGTGGGGAAGGAGCCGGATACGCTGGACGCCTTCCGGTGGAACGTGGCGTCCGCCGCGTACCACGTCCGGCCCGGGGCGTCCGCGCTGATCATCGGCCCTGGAGGAGGGAAGGATATCCTGTGCGCGTTGTCGTCGTCGGCCCGCTCGGTGACCGCCGTGGAGATGAATCCGCTCGTCGTGCAGGCGGCCGGCGAGGCGTTCGGGGAATTCACCGGGAATCCGTACGCGATGAAAAGCGTCCGGACGGTGATCGCCGAGGGGAGGAATTTCCTCGCGTCCGACCGGGAGAGGTATGACGTCCTTCAGATGACGCAGGTCTTCGGCCGCGTCCCCCCTTCCGCCGGCGCGTTCACGATGACCGAGGACCACCTCCACACGGAGGAGGCGTTCCGGTCGTACCTCGCCCATCTCCCCGACGACGGGATCCTGACGATCACCCGGTTCATCCACGAACGCCGCGTCTGGCGGCTCCTTTCCCTGTCCCGCGGCGCCCTCGCCCGTCTCGGTTCCGCCGATCCGTCGCGCCACGTGGCGGCGGTACGCGACAGGGGATTGATCAACATCATGGTCCGGCGGACGCCGTGGACGGACAAGGACCTGGCCGCGCTCCGCGGGTTCTCGGAATCGATGGGATTCCCGATCCTGTTCGCGCCCGATCGGCCGGCGGCCGGGCTTCCCGGCAGGATTCTTTCGGGGGAGGAGGGGCGCGAGGCGGGCGCGTTCGACTACTCCGCCCCTTCCGACGACCGTCCCTTCTACTACTACACGTTGCGGCCGGGATCCTTCCTGTCGCCCGCCGGCATGAAGTCGGGGGAGTTCGACGACAGGGCGGTGTCGATGCTGCGCGGATTCCTTCTCTCCGCCGGGATCCTCTGCGCGATATTCCTCGTCGCGCCCGGGGCGCTGCTTTCACGGGGGGGTGCCGCCCGGCCCGGGATCGCGGCCCCGGCATACATGTTCCTCGTGGGGCTCGCGTTCATCGTCTGGGAGATCGTGATGATCAAGCGTCTCGCGCTCCTGTTCGGGGCGCCGGTGCTCTCCCTCGCGGTGGGGCTGCTGTTGATCCTGCTGTTTTCCGGAGCGGGAGGATTCCTGTCCGAGCGCGCCGTCCCGGGAGACCGGACGCGGTGGCTCCCCGGGGCGGCGATCGCGGCGACCGCGTACCTTTTCTTCTGCGGGCCGGAACTCGTCCGTTTCGCCGGGGCCGGGCTCCCCGCTCGCGTCGCGGTGGCTGCGGCGTACGTCCTTCCCCCGTCGATCCTGATGGGGATATTCTTCCCGGCCGGCCTGCGCAGGTACTCCTCCCCGGATTCGGGAACGACCCCGTTCCTCTTCGCCGCCAACGGCGCCGCTTCGGTCCTCGGCGCCGCGCTGACGCAGGCGCTCACGCTGAACATCGGGTACGGAGCGACCACCCTGGCGGGCGGGGTCGCGTATGCGCTGGGCGCGGCGGCGCTCGCCACCCCCGGAAAGGGGGAGGGGCTGGAATGACGCCGCGTTCCGGCCTCTTCCGAACGATCGCATCGCGGATTGCGGCGGTCTCGGTCCTCCTGCTGGCCGTCGCCTGCTCCCCCCGGCAAGGAACGGTGGAGGGTGTGGCGTCGATCGACGACGCGCCGGC comes from Deltaproteobacteria bacterium and encodes:
- a CDS encoding right-handed parallel beta-helix repeat-containing protein; protein product: MKGRFLFFLLSGFICCSEAVAAPVEWTRASIDDVVSWSGDILLTQSVVVSPNGRLRILPGTRIRVAAGKGISLSASGGLSIEGSGGDGTVLFLPEKPGGARDQWEGIRLVGGEREPASLTGFRIEGAREGVSVSEGEARIRDAVFIGCETGVRGNQKSRVVVDNCLFDGNGDGAVVSLGGDGVFRRSRFANIQGNGIVADKGASFRVTACVFDRGKTGIFSLTNAPCRVERSVFASLEVGVVARQMGKDSTVSRAEFRNNATGVLAVQFSSVEVSDSTFRENRTGVDAKEFSSPTVRNNRFEANQAAVNLFRKSHAVVEKNVFFHNRDAVVVNYSSYPRISGNNFDRNDMSVRLEKFQSGDWEERSGSREISGGEARQRGSQFAAIAGMQGKFPKRVFARGNHWGPDPERNPEKGTLGKIRDGKKYGPVRYEGFGDGEYSIDVVDFSEELPSPAPDAGPRVDGSAVPSEAK
- a CDS encoding permease — protein: MTSLAADAKVVFSLFLEQSRDLWPFYLGGVFFASFIKTFKWDRRVRASLVRCDRAAIFVAVGAGLISPLCSCGILPVVIALSAAGVPLPPVLALLITSPLMSPDAFLITVGQLGWTWALWKLAAAALIGLAGGFGALWLVRKGALDGSGFQAEKMYDSPGNVRPGFEDIVNAGCFAHAGAEGGIVDRAGRLRFFGDRFRDMAILVGKFLVPALLLQAVMTYYLPVNVVEPLLGRESALSVLFAALIAVPMPLPQVAAPALIKSLLAAGMSPGAGMAILIGGPVTSIPALSALAGVYDRRAFALYVGLGVAAAVAAGVLFQAWYG
- a CDS encoding carboxypeptidase regulatory-like domain-containing protein — protein: MVRVMRVRGISIDDRRVFTMNEDRTDSSMGSVGRLAKAARWFLPIAIALALAGCAGAGGGKAGSSSRTGVAGVICSPAEGVYVYVYKKGADPYGPADVILPAPTFADGAYSVELPPGEYTLVARRRSNQDSAGPLSAGDQRSDPVDVTVAAERVARSNLVLNVKEDSELRSFVPPKEWSTIIAGTVKDADGKPLAGARVHVYTYVQMSERPKYVSERTGPDGRYAVFLPKGGTYYLAARDRFGGPPRIGDLYGRFDEGSINPMGVVVRDGEKREGIDISVFRVW
- a CDS encoding HEAT repeat domain-containing protein, which produces MMHRRAFFLAFAFLMFGCASAPPAERGAESPGSIHTVFPGTPPGPALLRAMEEAKTGGPDKVRALLPFFDTEDNERLVRFVVTLKEKAVPPLIASLDDPSPRIVEVAAGLLGELRAKEAVPRLTEFLQSDRPLRYVAAWSLGEIKSPESIPVLVRALSDTNENVAKAATRALINLGRKSTPAIVAALPVSSGRPRKAMLRALEDIEDTRAEGVVLDVLENEKDPVVQAAAARALSKCGTAKAFAPLERWLLSGDVGVRVECAWSLGILIAKPAEGALRKTLEHPDPNVREWSARALENITGERVMYRSAGGKMALPYNLYR
- a CDS encoding carboxypeptidase regulatory-like domain-containing protein: MRSSADSARRRILLPVAGFLILALGSCSHAQRKGGPDAGGAGAPSVRTVVHVRVTWREDPLPDARVGLLRSIGGTAVAIARTDAEGRAAFDLSPGRYFLVAEWRRDSDYGRPISAGDRYAYFGGNPVFVGGAGESREIFVGTEEFAAPPGQDGEPAGGTGVAGRVTSGGAPVEGAHVFAYLRTDSAFRDLGFAASAPTASDGSFVMELPPGEYHVLVRKRSGGGVAGPMRKGDLFGYYPANPVSVRSGGFARVSIPATLLKLRNVPTYSRDARATASVEGRILGADGKPRAGVYAALYDNPDLLNRPVLLSDVTGADGRYRLPVPVPGKYFLGARSGYGGSPSPGDYYGRFEGNADHSVTLREGDRLTGVDITVNEVW